In Halolamina litorea, the genomic window GATGGCGTCGAAGTGGATCACCACCTCGCCTTCGGGTGCGGGCCCGCGGAGCCGGTTCCACGCGAACCGCGCGAGCAAGAGGCCGGCGACGCCGCCGACGAGCCACACGGGGAGCGTCCGGACCGCCAGCACGACGCCGACGACGGCAGCGACCAGGAACAGGGCGACGCCGGCCCGACGGATCGCCGGGATCGAGTCGTCGGTCAGCGCCTCCCGGACCGTACCGATACGCCCACGCCGGCCCGACTGGATGCGGAGGCGGTCCTCGGCGACGACACAGCGACCGTCCTTGGTGCGGAACTCCCCGACGATCGAGCCCTCCATCGGCGTCTCGGCGTTGGCGCCGGCGGCGGTGTCGGCGTCGCCGTGTTCCCCCGTCATGACGCGGTGGAGACGACCTTGATCACGTCGCCCTCCTCCAGTTCGTGGTCCTCGCCGATCCGGCGCCCCGCGCGGGCGTCGACGGCGTGGAGGTAGCCCTCGCCGATGTCCGAGTGGACAGCGAAGGCGAGGTCCTTCGGGGTCGACCCGCGCGGGAGCAGGAAGGCATCGGGGAGGACGTTTCCGGTGCCGTCGGTCCACTTCGACTCGTTCTGAACCGGGTAGGCGGTGATCCGGTCCAGCAGACCGTAGACGGCCTCGTTCAGGGACTGTTGGACCCCCGTGCCGCCGTACTCGGCCATCGTCTCCCGGATCTTCTCGAGACCCTGCTCCTGTTGGTCGCTCACGTCGCCGAGAATGTCGAAGTCGGCGTCGCCGGGGTCGTAGTCGATGATCCCCGCGTCGGCGCCGTTTCGGAGCGCGAGTTCGCCGTCGGCGGTACAGGGAACGACGGGCTTGTCGGTCTCCCGGAGCGCCTCGACGTTCTCCGGGGGCGCGATGTCGATCTTGTTGGCGACGAGGACGATGGGCTTGGTACGTGCCCGGAGGTCCCGGGCGAGCGTCTCGCGATGGTCGTCCTCCCAGCGGCGGGGGTTCTCGGGGTACTCCATCCCGCGGAGCGTGGCGGTCACGTCGTACTCGTCGGCGCCGAAGCCGGTGAGCAGGTCGTGGAGCGCCTCGTCGATGTCGAAGTCCGGCGAGCGTGACTTCCGCTCGACGGATTCCCAGTTGCGCTCGACGATGCCGGCGAGCCAGCGGTCCATCTCCTCCTCGATGAACGTCGCCTCCTCTGTCGGGTCGTAGGTGCCGACCTCGACGGGTTCGCCCTCGGCGTTGGTCGCACCGGCGGCGTCGACGACGTTGAGGATCACGTCGGCGTCGGTCAGTGCGTCGAGGAACTGGTTGCCAAGCCCGCGGCCCTCGTGAGCGCCGGGGACGAGGCCGGCCACGTCGAGCAGTTCGACGGGGACGTAGCGCTTGCCGTCGCGGCAGTTGTCGCTGTCACAGCGTTCGTCGCGGGCGAGACAGGGACACTCGGTCCGGACGTGGCTCACGCCGCGGTTCGGGTCGATGGTCGTGAACGGGTAGTTCCCCACGTCCACGTCGGCCCGGGTGGCGGCCTGGAAGAACGTGGACTTGCCGGCGTTGGGTTTCCCCGCGAGCGCGACCGAGAGCATTCCTTGGGGTCTGGTTTAACGGACGGTGGGAACTGCCTTTCGGTCGGGTCTTCGCGACGGGTGGACGAGTCACCGACAGTACGGGGAACGGCCCTTAGCGGTCGTCGTAGGACGCCCAGACCCGCCACTCGCCGTCGTAGGTCCGGAGGGTGATGACCACCTCCCTCGGCGATTCCCCTTCGTTCCCGAGTGTCACCTCGACGTAAGCGAACTCCCCGTCGGTCTCGTCGACCCGGGCGTCGATTAGCGTCACCCCTTCGGTGTCCCCCAGGTTCTCTTCGGTCACCGGGAGGTAGTCGGAGTCGGGGGTCTCTGGATGCACGAACTCGTTCGCGGCGTCCAGATCACTGTCGAGGAGTCGGCTGTAGAACTCGTAGCTGACTCGTGCAGCCGGATGTCTCTCCCCGCTCGCTGTCGTCGTTTCGCTCTCCGACGTCGACGTTTCCGGTGGCGCTTCCGTCGGCGTCTCGGTAGGTTCCGCCGTCGGTGTCTCGGTACGTTGCTCGGTAGGGTCGTCGGTCGCTACCGGACTCGCCGTTCCGTCCGTCGACGCCCCCCCGCTGCTACACCCCGCTAGTACACTCACCGACGCCGCAATGCTCGCCGACACGAAAGTCCGTCTGTCCATCAGTTTAGACCCGTCTAGGGACGACGTTAACACTTGGGTAATGAAGCAACGACTGCCGATATCGCGCCGATCGGTCGTCCCCCGCGCTCACTTCGACGACGACCACGCTCCCCGGCGCTCCCGATTCGGGCGCTCGCGGCGCGTCTCAACTCAGAAGTTCGGCGTGTGCTCCTGTGGGTTCTCGCCGACCGCCCCGTCGGCGTCGCTCTGGACCAACTGGATCTCCCCGTCGGCGCGCATCGTCCCCTCGACGTTGGCGTGCTCGTGGACCCGCAGGTCGACCGAGGAGATGTCCCCGCGGACGTTCGCGCCCGCCTCGATGGTGACGGCGCCGTCGCGGGTCGTCACGTCGCCGTGGATCACGCTGCCGGAGTGGAGGTGGACGTCGCCGCGGGCCCGGATGCTGCCGAACAGCTCCGAGCGCTCGTCGACGCTGACCTCGGTGGCCCGGACGTTCCCGTGGAGCCGGCAGTCGGTGCCGATGCTCGCGGGGGTCGAGACGCGCCACGCGTCGTCGGAGACCGACGAGCCCCGCGGGATCACGAGCGGCGCCTGCTCGGCCTCGCCGCCGTCGGCCAGCGCGTACGCGAGGTCGTCTGCGGCCTCCTCCTCGCCCAACCGGAGCAGTTGGGAGAGCACGATGAAGTAGAACACCAGCGTCGGCATGGGGTTCCGGATGGTGATCCAGCCGTTGGCCTCGAACCCCTCCTCGATGTCCACGTCGTCGCCGATGTCGAGGTCGCCCGAGACCATGAGTTGACCGCCGATCCGGGTTCGCTCACCGAGGTAGGCGTCCTCGCCGACGAGCACGTCGCCGTCCACGTCGGTCCACATGTCCAGTCGACAGTCGTTCTCGGCCTCGATGTGGCCGCCGAAACTGCTCCGTTCGCCGGCCGCGACCGAGCGACCGCGGACCCCGAACTCGACGGTCGACTGCCCACCGACCAGCACGTCACCGTCGGTGACGAGGTCGTGTTCCTCGACCACGGTACCGCTGGGGATGGACAGTTCGTCGAGCGGGTCCTGACGGAGCGACATATACCGGCTCATGAGTTCTCCACACATAATAACACTCCGTCAGACACATGTACGGGATCAGGGAGGTACCCCCGTCAGGCGGCGGCCCGCGCCCGGACTCGAAAGGTGAGGTTAACCCTCCCGAGGCGGTACCGACGGGTATGACTGCACTTTCCTTCGACGAGGAAGGCGTCGACGTCGTCTACGAGGGAACCGAGTTCCGACTGGAGAAAGCCCTGATCGAGGACGCGACCGGGAAGTCGTTCCCCGACGTGACCGACCACGAGGTGCTGAAGATCGTCGAGGAGGAGCCGGCCATCTCCGGCGAACCGCGGCGGATCGGCGACATCGTTCGGTAGGACCGACGGCCGAGCGGACTCAGCGCCGGGGGAACGTCCGCCGGTCGAGTCGTTCGGTCGCCTCGTCAGCCAGCGTCCGGAGGTTCACCGCGTCCTCGCGGTTGTAGGAGATCAGCGTCTCCAGCGAGCCGTCCTCGCCGCGCTCGTGTTCCTTCCAGAGGCGGACGGCGTCGCGGCCGGAGATGTCGGGGCGGTCGCGTTCGATCCCGATCTCCTGCTCGATCGGCTTCAGCCCGCCCGAGAGACCCAGCTTCTTGCAGGTGTACATCAGGTCGAGGTGGGCGGTGTCCACGTCGAGGTCCAGCGCGGCCTCGAGGAACGGCACGTCGAAGCGCTTGCCGTTGAACGTCACCAACAGGTCGGCGGCGTCGAACTCGGCACGGACGTTCCCGGGCGTGAGGTCGTCGCCCTGCACGAGCGTCGTCGTCTCGCCGTCGCGGTGGAACGACACCGTCGTCACGTCGTTACGGTCGTGATCCAGCCCGGTGGTCTCGATGTCGAAGAAGCATGCCGAATCCCGGAAGTTCTCGTAGAGTCGCCAGCGCTCGCCGGAGGGGAAGGCGTCGTCGAAGAAGGCGGCGTCGCCGGCGTCGAGGCGCGGCCGGGCCTCGTCGATGAACGTCTCGATGTTCTCGCCGGTCTTCGCGCCGACGGCGCTCGGGTGGAAGTCGTCCCAGTGGGTGACGCCGTCGTCCCAGAGGCGCCGCTCGGTGGACTCGCCGACGCCCCGGACGGGGATGAAGGAGTTCTCGACGCGCATGTACGGAGTCGGACGGTTGACGGTGATAAAGTCGGCGCTCCGTCGGGCGCTCCCGAACTGCTACTCCCGGACGCGCTCGCGCTCCTGCTCGCCGGTCTCCCGCCCCTTGTACGGCTCACAGACCATCGAGACGCCCTCCTCGAAACTGATCTCCGGCTCCCAGCCCGTCGCCTGCTTGAACTTCGAGGCGTCGGCGTGGGTGTGGTAGACGTAGTTCTCGATGGGCACCGGCTCGTACTCGGGGGCCACGTCGGTGCCGAGTTCGTCGTTGATCATGTCGACCATCTCGTTGAAGGTGTAGGGGTTGCCGACGCCGAGGTTGTAGATGCCGTCCAGTTCGTTCTCGGCGGCGAGTTCGAGGCCGCGGACGATGTCGGTCACGTGGGTGAAGTCCCGGGTCTGGCTGCCGTCGCCCCACAGCACCGGCGACTCGCCGTCGGCGATGGCGTCGGCGAACTGCGAGATGGTGTTGGCGTACTCGCCCTTGTGGCCCTCGTTGCCGCCGTAGCCCTGATAGACCGAGAAGAACCGCATCCCGGCGAGCGTGAGGTCGTGGAAGTCCGAGTAGTACTCCGCGTAGCGCTCACGGCCCATCATCGAGGCGTCGTAGCCCGTCGACGCCTCCACGGGCATCTCCTCGGTGCAAGGTTCCTCCTGACTGCCGTAGATGGAGGAGGTGGTGGCGTAGACGAAGGTGTCACAGCCGTCGGCCATCGCCTGTTCGACGACGTTGACGAACCCCTCGATGTTGACGCGGGCGCCCTGCCGGGGGTTCTCCTCCAGCATTTGCCGGGAGGAGAGCGCCGCGAGGTGGAAGACGGCGTCGACGTCGGTCGGGAGCTCGTCGTCGAGCACGTCGGCTTCGGCGAAGATCACGTCCTCGTCGAGGTTCTCCGGCGTCCCGAGGTAGCAGTTGTCCAGCGCGATGACCTCGTTGTCGGCCGCGAGGTGGTTCGCGAGGTTCGAGCCGATGAACCCCGCGCCGCCGGTGACCAGCACGCGTTTGCCGTTCATGGTCGGACCTGCTCCCGGCGGCGCCAAAGGCCTGTCGTTCAGCCCGGAACGGCCGTGTATATCCGACGAGATTTTTGGACAGTTACTGTCGATTCCCGTGTTTCGTTGACGAATCCCTCCACGTTTCGACGGGTGCCCGTATCCTTATGTACTTCCACCGGTAACCGATCAACAAATGTCTTCGATAGAGCTCACCGCGAGCCAGCGCACGATACTCAGAGCGCTCGTGAACCTTCACGGCCAGCAGGAGTCGGCAGTCAAGGGCGAAACGATCGCCGAGGAGGTCGGGCGCAACCCCGGCACGATCCGGAACCAGATGCAGAGCCTGAAGGCTCTCCAGTTGGTCGAGGGCGTCCCCGGCCCGAAGGGTGGGTACAAGCCGACGACCAACGCCTTCGACGCCCTCGACGTCCAGCAGATGGACGAGCCGGCGTCGGTGCCGCTCAGCCACGACGGCGAGCCGGTGACGGGCGTGAACGTCGAGGAGATCCGCCTCTCCAGCGTCCACAACCCCGACCTCTGCCGGGCCGAACTCCACCTCCGTGGCTCGGTCAACGAGTTCCACGAGGGCGACCACGTGCGTGCGGGCCCGACGCCGCTGTCGGCGCTAGTCGTCGAGGGGACCGTCGACGGCAAGGACGCGACCGCGAGCGTCCTGATCCTCGAGATCGAGTCGATGGAGGCGCCGGCAGGCGAGACTGCCCACTAACGGCCGTCGATCTATCCTTCCCGTTCGTCGAGCACGACGGGTACTCCCCGTTTGGCGACGTCACGCGCGAACGCCCCTGAATCGGCTTGGAGCGCCTCGATCGTGTTGTAGTGGACCGGCAACACCAGATCGGGGTCCATCCGTTCGGCGAGGTCGGCGGACTCCGCGGCGGTGCTGACGACGGTGCCGGCGATGTTCGCGAGGAACAGCGAGACCGAGAGCTCCGCGAACGCGTCGAGGGCGTCGCTGTCGCCCGGCCAGAACACCGAGGTCCCGCCGATCGAGAGCCGATAGCCGACGCCGAACCCTTTCGGGTGCGGGACGGTTCCGTCGGCGTCGGCGCGCGGGCCGGCGGGGTCGTTGTATGCCGGGACCGACCACACGTCCACGTCGCCCCCGTCGACGCCGTCGACGGCGAGGTGGTCCGCCTCGCCGGTCCGGACGACCTCGCCCGGTAGCTCCTCGACCGGGCCCACGTCGCGGCCGATCCCGGCCGGGTCTACTCCCTCGTAGACGACGACGGTCGTCTCCTCGTTCGCGACGCGCTCGATGCCGTCGGAGTCGTAGTGGTGGTCGTGGGTGACACAGACCAGATCGGCGTCCTCCGGGCGGAAGTCAGTCGCCCGCGGGTGGGCCGCCTCCTTGGGGTTCCCGCCGCCGACGGGGGTCCAGTCGCCGGTGAGGACGCCGTAGCGCCCCGGATCGAGGTAG contains:
- a CDS encoding redox-regulated ATPase YchF, whose translation is MLSVALAGKPNAGKSTFFQAATRADVDVGNYPFTTIDPNRGVSHVRTECPCLARDERCDSDNCRDGKRYVPVELLDVAGLVPGAHEGRGLGNQFLDALTDADVILNVVDAAGATNAEGEPVEVGTYDPTEEATFIEEEMDRWLAGIVERNWESVERKSRSPDFDIDEALHDLLTGFGADEYDVTATLRGMEYPENPRRWEDDHRETLARDLRARTKPIVLVANKIDIAPPENVEALRETDKPVVPCTADGELALRNGADAGIIDYDPGDADFDILGDVSDQQEQGLEKIRETMAEYGGTGVQQSLNEAVYGLLDRITAYPVQNESKWTDGTGNVLPDAFLLPRGSTPKDLAFAVHSDIGEGYLHAVDARAGRRIGEDHELEEGDVIKVVSTAS
- a CDS encoding polymer-forming cytoskeletal protein encodes the protein MSLRQDPLDELSIPSGTVVEEHDLVTDGDVLVGGQSTVEFGVRGRSVAAGERSSFGGHIEAENDCRLDMWTDVDGDVLVGEDAYLGERTRIGGQLMVSGDLDIGDDVDIEEGFEANGWITIRNPMPTLVFYFIVLSQLLRLGEEEAADDLAYALADGGEAEQAPLVIPRGSSVSDDAWRVSTPASIGTDCRLHGNVRATEVSVDERSELFGSIRARGDVHLHSGSVIHGDVTTRDGAVTIEAGANVRGDISSVDLRVHEHANVEGTMRADGEIQLVQSDADGAVGENPQEHTPNF
- a CDS encoding DUF5800 family protein produces the protein MTALSFDEEGVDVVYEGTEFRLEKALIEDATGKSFPDVTDHEVLKIVEEEPAISGEPRRIGDIVR
- a CDS encoding ribonuclease H-like domain-containing protein gives rise to the protein MRVENSFIPVRGVGESTERRLWDDGVTHWDDFHPSAVGAKTGENIETFIDEARPRLDAGDAAFFDDAFPSGERWRLYENFRDSACFFDIETTGLDHDRNDVTTVSFHRDGETTTLVQGDDLTPGNVRAEFDAADLLVTFNGKRFDVPFLEAALDLDVDTAHLDLMYTCKKLGLSGGLKPIEQEIGIERDRPDISGRDAVRLWKEHERGEDGSLETLISYNREDAVNLRTLADEATERLDRRTFPRR
- a CDS encoding NAD-dependent epimerase/dehydratase family protein produces the protein MNGKRVLVTGGAGFIGSNLANHLAADNEVIALDNCYLGTPENLDEDVIFAEADVLDDELPTDVDAVFHLAALSSRQMLEENPRQGARVNIEGFVNVVEQAMADGCDTFVYATTSSIYGSQEEPCTEEMPVEASTGYDASMMGRERYAEYYSDFHDLTLAGMRFFSVYQGYGGNEGHKGEYANTISQFADAIADGESPVLWGDGSQTRDFTHVTDIVRGLELAAENELDGIYNLGVGNPYTFNEMVDMINDELGTDVAPEYEPVPIENYVYHTHADASKFKQATGWEPEISFEEGVSMVCEPYKGRETGEQERERVRE
- a CDS encoding Rrf2 family transcriptional regulator; this translates as MSSIELTASQRTILRALVNLHGQQESAVKGETIAEEVGRNPGTIRNQMQSLKALQLVEGVPGPKGGYKPTTNAFDALDVQQMDEPASVPLSHDGEPVTGVNVEEIRLSSVHNPDLCRAELHLRGSVNEFHEGDHVRAGPTPLSALVVEGTVDGKDATASVLILEIESMEAPAGETAH
- a CDS encoding MBL fold metallo-hydrolase → MTVRHDGLQVTWYGYATTRIETEGGFVAYLDPGRYGVLTGDWTPVGGGNPKEAAHPRATDFRPEDADLVCVTHDHHYDSDGIERVANEETTVVVYEGVDPAGIGRDVGPVEELPGEVVRTGEADHLAVDGVDGGDVDVWSVPAYNDPAGPRADADGTVPHPKGFGVGYRLSIGGTSVFWPGDSDALDAFAELSVSLFLANIAGTVVSTAAESADLAERMDPDLVLPVHYNTIEALQADSGAFARDVAKRGVPVVLDEREG